One window of the Candidatus Rokuibacteriota bacterium genome contains the following:
- a CDS encoding ABC transporter substrate-binding protein, whose product MERRRFIEVIAGGIVVAPLTAEAQQAAKIARIGFLSPNLAANSHLPEAFLQGLRDLGYVEGRNVLIEYRDAEGKFERLPALAAELVALKVDVIVAGSTIAALAAKQATRTLPIVFASAGDPVTDGLVTSLARPGGNVTGLSALTPELVGKGLEHLTQAVPGVSRVAALWQPGGQGERMGKDMLKEADVAARALGVRLQFVEARGPDDFDRAFSDMARARAGALTVFGGASWTWRQRTGCRQCTD is encoded by the coding sequence ATGGAGCGCAGAAGGTTCATTGAGGTGATCGCCGGCGGCATCGTCGTCGCGCCGCTCACCGCCGAGGCCCAGCAGGCGGCCAAGATCGCTCGAATAGGCTTCCTGTCGCCCAACCTGGCCGCTAACTCCCACCTTCCAGAGGCCTTCCTTCAAGGACTGCGTGACCTCGGCTACGTCGAGGGCCGCAACGTCCTGATTGAATACCGAGATGCCGAGGGGAAGTTCGAGCGGCTCCCCGCTCTTGCGGCCGAACTGGTTGCGCTCAAGGTTGATGTCATCGTGGCCGGAAGCACAATCGCCGCCCTGGCCGCCAAGCAAGCGACCAGGACCCTCCCCATTGTCTTCGCTTCTGCTGGCGATCCGGTTACGGACGGGCTCGTCACCAGCCTTGCGCGGCCGGGCGGCAATGTCACGGGGTTGTCCGCCCTCACCCCGGAGCTAGTCGGCAAGGGTCTGGAACATCTCACGCAGGCCGTTCCGGGGGTCAGTCGGGTCGCTGCCCTCTGGCAGCCAGGTGGCCAGGGCGAACGCATGGGAAAGGACATGCTGAAGGAAGCAGACGTCGCGGCGCGGGCGCTGGGGGTGCGGCTTCAATTCGTTGAGGCGCGAGGGCCAGACGATTTCGACAGGGCCTTCTCGGACATGGCCCGGGCGCGCGCGGGTGCTCTGACTGTG